In the genome of Mesorhizobium sp. NBSH29, the window GCTGAACTCCAGCTTCGTCTGGTTCGACAACTTCAAGCGCGTACTGTCCGATCCGTCCTACCTTAATTCGATCAAGGTCACGGCGGTGTTTTCGGTGGCGACCGCCTTTGTTGCTATGTCAGTGGCACTGCTGCTCGCCGTCATGGCCGACAAGGTGGTGCGTGGCCGCGGTCTCTATCGTACGCTTTTGATCTGGCCTTATGCCGTAGCTCCGGCGATCGCCGGCATGCTCTGGCTCTTCCTGTTCAATCCCTCCATCGGAACGCTGGCCTACGGGTTGCGGTGGATGGGCATTTCCTGGGACCCGCTTCTCAACGGCACGGATGCAATGATCCTGGTGGTAGCGGCTGCATCATGGAAGCAGATCAGCTACAATTTCCTGTTCTTCGTCGCCGGCCTTCAAGCCATCCCGAAAACGCTGATCGAGGCTGCTGCCATCGACGGCGCCGGGCCGACCAAACGCTTCTGGACGATTGTCTTCCCGCTGCTTGCGCCGACGACATTCTTCTTGCTGGTCATCAACACCACCTATGCCTTTATCGACACGTTCGGCATCATCCATACGGTCACCGGCGGCGGTCCCGGCAAGGCCACCGAAACACTGGTTTACAAGCTTTACAATGACGGCTTCGTCAATCTCATCCTCGGCGACAGCGCTGCCCAATCGGTGATTCTGATGGCCATGGTTGTTGCCCTCGCCATCTTCCAGTTCCGCTTCGTCGAGAAGCGCGTGCATTATGGGTAAGCCGGCATGATCGAAAACACCCCCGTCCGCACGTTTATCGCGCATTTCCTGCTGGTGCTGGGCATCCTCATCGTCGCCTTCCCAATCTACTATACCTTCGTGGCGTCGACTCACTCCCTGCAGACCATCCTGCGTCCGCCCCTTCCGCTGTTGCCGGGTGACCAGTTTATCGAGAACTATTCCACCGCGCTGTTCGGCGGCATCGGTCGCATCGGCGGCGTTTCGGTTGGCACCATGCTGTGGAATACAACGGTCATGGCGCTCGGTATCGCCATAGGCAAGATCATCATCTCTATTCTCTCGGCCTACGCCATCGTGTTCTTCCGCTTCCCGTTTCGGATGACGTTCTTCTGGATGATCTTCATCACCCTGATGCTCCCTGTAGAGGTCCGCATCCTGCCGACCTACAAAGTGATGGTCGACTTAAACCTGATCGACACCTATGCCGGTCTGATCATTCCGATCATCGCGTCTGCGACTGCAACGCTTTTATTCCGGCAGTTCTTCCTGACCATTCCAGGCGAGCTGGTGGAGGCTGCACGCGTCGACGGCGCTGGCCCGTTCCGCTTTTTCAAGGACATCCTGCTGCCGCTCTCGAAGACCAACATCGCGGCCCTATTTGTGATCCTCTTCATCTACGGCTGGACACAATATCTGTGGCCGCTTCTCGTCACTAATTCCAACGACATGAACACCATAGTCATCGGCCTGAAGAAGATGATCTCCTTCGCCGATGCCGATACTGAATGGCACCTCGTCATGGTCACCTCAATGCTCGCCATCGTGCCACCGATCCTGGTGGTCGTGTTGATGCAACGCTGGTTCGTGCGCGGTCTGGTTGATACGGAGAAATAATGGCAACCGTCACACTCAATGACGTCAAAAAAGTCTATCCGGGCGGCGTTGAAGCCGTCAAAGGCGTCTCCATTGCCATTCCCGACAAGGCGCTCTGCGTACTGGTCGGTCCATCAGGCTGTGGCAAGTCCACACTGCTGCGCATGATCGCAGGCCTGGAATCGATCACTGACGGCACGGTCTCGATTGGCGACAGGGTCGTCAATGCCATTGGCCCGACCGAGCGCGACATCGCTATGGTGTTCCAGAATTACGCGCTCTACCCGCACATGAAGGTCTATGACAACATGGCGTATGGGCTGCGCAACCGTGGCACGCCCAAGGACGAGATTGACCGACGGGTGCGGGCGACTGCCGAGACGCTGGAACTCTCGCCACTTCTTGAGCGGCGACCGCGTGAGTTGTCCGGCGGCCAGCGACAGCGCGTCGCCATGGGCCGCGCCATCGTGCGCAATCCCAAAGTATTTTTGTTCGACGAACCGCTCTCCAATCTCGACGCCAAGCTGCGCGGCCAGATGCGCATCGAGATCAAGAGCCTGCAGCGCTCGCTTGGCGTCACCAGCGTCTACGTCACTCATGACCAACTGGAGGCTATGACACTTGCCGATCTGCTGGTGGTGATGAATGCAGGTCTGGTCGAGCAGATCGGCGACCCGCTCGATATCTACGAAAAGCCTGCATCAACATTTGTGGCGAGCTTCATCGGCGCGCCACCTATGAACTTGCTGCCCGTTACACGGGGAGAAGACGGCGCCTTTTCCTTCACCGACGGTTCGCCAGTGGATGCGGCCCAGGGCTACAAGGACGCTGCCACTTTCGGCTTCCGTCCCGAGGATGCCGATGTCGCCTTTGACGACGACGTGCCATCTGGCGCACTGACGCTTGGTGCCGAAGTTCAGGCCGTCGAACCAGTCGGCGCCGAGAGCTTCCTCTATTGCGCCGCAGCCGGATCCCACATCGTTGTGCGCGTCGCCGGTCGGGCATCGGCAAAGCCTGGAGACCGGTTACGCGTCATCGTCCGGCCCGAAAAGCTCCACTGGTTTGATCTCGCCGGAAAACGCACCGGCTGAGCAATGCTGACCGCGCCGTAGACCGGAAGGGTCAGCGAAAGCTCCGCCGGTAGCTACTCAGAACGCGCCTATGTCAAACTGTAGCGGCTTGGCTGACTGTATCGATTGGTGCGCGCGCACCTTTTCCAGCACGCTTTCTGGAAATGGCTTGTCGAGATAGAGCAGCGCAATGGCATCGCCCCCGGGCCGGTTTCGGCCGAGCTGGAAGTTGGCGATGTTCACGCCGTTCTCGCCGCACACCGTGCCCAGAAGTCCAATGATGCCCGGCGCATCATTGTTGGTGGTGTAGAGCATATGCTGTCCCACCTCGGCATCAAGATTGATACCCTTGATCTGGATGAAGCGTGGCTTGTGATCTGAAAAGCAGGTACCGGCGATTGAGCGGGTCTGCTTCTCCGTCTTCACAGTCAGCTTGATATAGCCATCGAAAACGCCGGATTTGTCGCGCTTGACTTCAGCAACGATGATGCCGCGCTCCTTCACCATGATCGGCGCCGACACCATATTGACGTCAGCCATTTGCGGGCGGATGAGGCCGGCAAGAGCGGCACTAATCAGTGCCTTGGTGTTCATCATCGCAGTAACGCCGTCGAACAGGATCTCAACCTCCTTGATCGGATCTTCAGTCACCTGCCCGACAAACGCCCCGAGTACCTCCGCAAGCTTGACGAATGGTTTTAGCCGTGGCGCTTCCTCGGCTGTGATGGAGGGCATGTTGATGGCGTTGGAGACCGCGCCCTTGATAAGATAGTCCGACATCTGCTCGGCCACCTGCAAGGCAACATTTTCCTGCGCTTCCGAGGTTGAGGCACCCAGATGGGGCGTGCACACCACATTGTCCATTCCAAACAGCGGGCTGTCCGTCGCCGGCTCTGTCTCGAACACATCGATGCCTGCCCCGGCGACCTTGCCGCTTTTTAAGCCGTCTATCAGGTCAGCCTCGACAACGAGCCCGCCGCGCGCGCAATTGATGATCCGTACTCCGTCTTTCATCTTTGCTATGGCTTCGGCATTGATGATGCCGCGCGTTTTGTCTGTCATCGGCGTGTGCAGCGTGATGAAGTCAGCACGACCGAACAGCTCTTCCAGTTCGACCTTTTCGACACCGAGTTCCGAGGCCCGATCTTCAGAAAGGAACGGATCAAACGCCACCACATGCATCTTCAGCCCTACGGCGCGTTGCGCGACAATAGCTCCAATATTGCCACAACCGATGATGCCCAGCGTCTTGCTGGTAATCTCGACACCCATGAAGCGGTTCTTTTCCCATTTGCCGGCATGGGTAGAGGCATTGGCGGCAGGCAGTTCGCGCGCCACCGCAAACATCAGCGCAATGGCGTGTTCGGCTGTCGTGATGGAATTGCCGAAAGGCGTGTTCATCACGATGATACCTTTGCGCGAGGCAGCAGGTATATCAACATTATCGACGCCGATGCCGGCGCGACCGACCACTTTGAGTTTGGTCGCCGCAGCGATCAGCTTTTCGGTGACCTTGGTCGCCGACCGTATGGCAAGACCGTCATACAGGTGGATGATTTCGAGCAATTTATCCTTGTCCTTGCCGAGATCGGGCAGATAGTCGACCTCGACGCCGCGATCCTTGAATATCTGGACGGCGGTGGGAGAAAGCTTGTCGGAGACGAGAACGCGGGGCATTGGTTCTTCCTTCGCGATAGTTTTGATCGTAGCTGCGCGCGGGCCTCGCGGCTTGCTGACAGCAGATGAAATGGGATGAAAAGCCTCCCCGGCGGGGAGGCGAACCAGCTAGTTCAGGCGGCAGCCTTGAGTGCAGCCTTCCGGGTAGCAAACGCCCAGTCGAGCCACGGCATCAGCGCTTCGAGATCACCGGTCTCGACAGTCGCGCCGGCCCAGATCCGAAGACCGGCGGGAGCATCACGGTACGAACCGATGTCGTAGGCAACGCCCTCGCGATCCAGCGCATCGACCATCGCTTTGGCAAACGCGGCCTGCGCCTTGTCGTCGAGAGCGATGAACTGCGGATCGATGATCGACAGGCAGACCGAAGTGTTGGAGCGCGTTGCGGGATCGACAGCCAGATGGCCGGCCCAGTCGGAACTGGCGACAAAGCGGTCGAGCACCGCAAAATTGGCATCAGCTCGCGCCATCAGGCCATCGAGTCCGCCAGTCGACTTGGCCCATTTGAGCGCGTCAAGATAATCCTCCACGCACAGCATCGATGGCGTGTTGATCGTCTCGCCCTTGAAAATGCCCTCGATCAGCTTGCCGCCGGAGGTGAGGCGAAAGATCTTGGGCAACGGCCAGGCCGGCTTGTAGCTTTCCAGCCGTTCGACGGCGCGCGGCGACAGGATCAGGATGCCATGTGCACCCTCGCCGCCCAGCACCTTTTGCCAGGAGAAAGTCACCACATCGAGCTTTTCGAAATCGAGTTTCTGGGCGAACGCAGCCGAGGTGGCGTCGCAGATTGTGAGGCCCTTGCGGTCTGCCGGTATGAAATCTCCGTTCGGCACCCTGACGCCCGAGGTGGTGCCGTTCCAGGTGAACACGACATCGCGATCGAAATCGATGCTGGAGAGATCGGGCAGCACCCCATAGGGGGCCCCGATCAATCGGCTATCCTCAAGCTTCAACTGCTTGACGACATCGGTTACCCAGCCGGAACCGAAGCTTTCCCAGGCCACCATGTCGACGCCGCGCGCGCCAAGCAGCGACCACAGCGCCATCTCGACAGCGCCAGTGTCGGAAGCGGGCACGATGCCGATACGATAATCCGCCGGCACCTGTAGGACTTCACGCGTGAGGTCGATGGCCTCGGCCAGCTTGGCCTTGCCAATCTTGGCGCGATGCGAACGGCCAAGCGAAGCATCGCCAAGCGCCTCAAGCGACCAGCCAGGTCGTTTGGCACAAGGGCCTGAAGAAAAATGGGGGTTTGCCGGACGCAATCCGGGCGTGTGGTGGTCAGTCATCGTCTATCCTTCCAGATAGTGGCCCCTCGTTGGGGAGGGGTGGCCCACTGGCGGGAATAACGGAAGTCCCGGAAAAGCGCAAGAAACAAAAGGGGTCGCGTTTTCCACACTTGCAGGTTCAGGCCGCATTGAGCGGAACGACGCAAGATCCGAGAGATCGCCACGAATTCATGGTCACGGATATGGTTTGATCCGGTGGCTGGACAGGTTGCCCCGCTCACAGGCCCTATGGTCGGATACGCACACATAATCCCAAGGGCGAGTGCGCCACAAGGCCTCAACCCCTATACGTGGCTTGGTATCACGGCAATCCGAATACGCTGATGTTGATTATAGGGCTGACACAGGCTCCCGGCGTTCAGCCTAAGCTTTTGGAAGAACATGGCCATCCTCCGGTCGCCAGTAAACGAACAGTTCTTGGCCAGTTTCCAAGGTCATGTCAGCCAGTTCGTCATACCCACTTTGAACGCGAAGTTCTGAACCATCAGCTGTCTCAAGATAGATTTTGGCCATAGCTCCGGTAAATTCTTCACCGACAACCTTGGCCCGAACCCAGTCGAACTCCGGCCCAGGTTCAACCGCGCTCAGGTACGACCTCGTATCGAGGACGACCAGCGTCGCAGGAGACTTTGGCCCAGACCCAGACCCATCGTGCGGCAGGCGGTGCTGCCCGGTTACTGTATCTAGAATCCCCGTCGGCATGACCGTGCCCGAAAATATATTCGACGAGCCCAGAAATTCCGCCACAAAGCGGGTCCGGGGGGCGCGATAGATTTCTTGCGCCGACCCGACTTGCTCCACCACGCCCTTGCTCATGATGACAACCCGGTCAGCCATGGCGAAAGCTTCGGACTGGCTGTGAGTCACATAGACAAAGGTTATGCCGAGTTCACGTTGCAGGTTTTGCAGAACCGACTGCATCCGCACCTTGAGATGCGCATCAAGTGCCGAAAGCGGCTCGTCGAGCAAC includes:
- the ugpE gene encoding sn-glycerol-3-phosphate ABC transporter permease UgpE, with product MIENTPVRTFIAHFLLVLGILIVAFPIYYTFVASTHSLQTILRPPLPLLPGDQFIENYSTALFGGIGRIGGVSVGTMLWNTTVMALGIAIGKIIISILSAYAIVFFRFPFRMTFFWMIFITLMLPVEVRILPTYKVMVDLNLIDTYAGLIIPIIASATATLLFRQFFLTIPGELVEAARVDGAGPFRFFKDILLPLSKTNIAALFVILFIYGWTQYLWPLLVTNSNDMNTIVIGLKKMISFADADTEWHLVMVTSMLAIVPPILVVVLMQRWFVRGLVDTEK
- the serA gene encoding phosphoglycerate dehydrogenase, whose protein sequence is MPRVLVSDKLSPTAVQIFKDRGVEVDYLPDLGKDKDKLLEIIHLYDGLAIRSATKVTEKLIAAATKLKVVGRAGIGVDNVDIPAASRKGIIVMNTPFGNSITTAEHAIALMFAVARELPAANASTHAGKWEKNRFMGVEITSKTLGIIGCGNIGAIVAQRAVGLKMHVVAFDPFLSEDRASELGVEKVELEELFGRADFITLHTPMTDKTRGIINAEAIAKMKDGVRIINCARGGLVVEADLIDGLKSGKVAGAGIDVFETEPATDSPLFGMDNVVCTPHLGASTSEAQENVALQVAEQMSDYLIKGAVSNAINMPSITAEEAPRLKPFVKLAEVLGAFVGQVTEDPIKEVEILFDGVTAMMNTKALISAALAGLIRPQMADVNMVSAPIMVKERGIIVAEVKRDKSGVFDGYIKLTVKTEKQTRSIAGTCFSDHKPRFIQIKGINLDAEVGQHMLYTTNNDAPGIIGLLGTVCGENGVNIANFQLGRNRPGGDAIALLYLDKPFPESVLEKVRAHQSIQSAKPLQFDIGAF
- a CDS encoding sn-glycerol-3-phosphate import ATP-binding protein UgpC, producing the protein MATVTLNDVKKVYPGGVEAVKGVSIAIPDKALCVLVGPSGCGKSTLLRMIAGLESITDGTVSIGDRVVNAIGPTERDIAMVFQNYALYPHMKVYDNMAYGLRNRGTPKDEIDRRVRATAETLELSPLLERRPRELSGGQRQRVAMGRAIVRNPKVFLFDEPLSNLDAKLRGQMRIEIKSLQRSLGVTSVYVTHDQLEAMTLADLLVVMNAGLVEQIGDPLDIYEKPASTFVASFIGAPPMNLLPVTRGEDGAFSFTDGSPVDAAQGYKDAATFGFRPEDADVAFDDDVPSGALTLGAEVQAVEPVGAESFLYCAAAGSHIVVRVAGRASAKPGDRLRVIVRPEKLHWFDLAGKRTG
- a CDS encoding phosphoserine transaminase; this encodes MTDHHTPGLRPANPHFSSGPCAKRPGWSLEALGDASLGRSHRAKIGKAKLAEAIDLTREVLQVPADYRIGIVPASDTGAVEMALWSLLGARGVDMVAWESFGSGWVTDVVKQLKLEDSRLIGAPYGVLPDLSSIDFDRDVVFTWNGTTSGVRVPNGDFIPADRKGLTICDATSAAFAQKLDFEKLDVVTFSWQKVLGGEGAHGILILSPRAVERLESYKPAWPLPKIFRLTSGGKLIEGIFKGETINTPSMLCVEDYLDALKWAKSTGGLDGLMARADANFAVLDRFVASSDWAGHLAVDPATRSNTSVCLSIIDPQFIALDDKAQAAFAKAMVDALDREGVAYDIGSYRDAPAGLRIWAGATVETGDLEALMPWLDWAFATRKAALKAAA
- the ugpA gene encoding sn-glycerol-3-phosphate ABC transporter permease UgpA; the protein is MEEVLSPRVVFPNRVLPYLLVAPQLAITLVFFYWPASQALYQSMLREDPFGLNSSFVWFDNFKRVLSDPSYLNSIKVTAVFSVATAFVAMSVALLLAVMADKVVRGRGLYRTLLIWPYAVAPAIAGMLWLFLFNPSIGTLAYGLRWMGISWDPLLNGTDAMILVVAAASWKQISYNFLFFVAGLQAIPKTLIEAAAIDGAGPTKRFWTIVFPLLAPTTFFLLVINTTYAFIDTFGIIHTVTGGGPGKATETLVYKLYNDGFVNLILGDSAAQSVILMAMVVALAIFQFRFVEKRVHYG
- a CDS encoding ABC transporter ATP-binding protein, with product MQGNALVTFDGVIKRFGSFVAVQKLDLEIHKGEFLAIMGSSGCGKTTTLRMLAGLEAPCEGEIRLGGNPINDLPTWKRDTPMVWQSLALFPFLNVIENVEFALKMRGIGATERRKRAGNWLERMQISEFAERAISQLSGGQRQRVALARSLVVEPEILLLDEPLSALDAHLKVRMQSVLQNLQRELGITFVYVTHSQSEAFAMADRVVIMSKGVVEQVGSAQEIYRAPRTRFVAEFLGSSNIFSGTVMPTGILDTVTGQHRLPHDGSGSGPKSPATLVVLDTRSYLSAVEPGPEFDWVRAKVVGEEFTGAMAKIYLETADGSELRVQSGYDELADMTLETGQELFVYWRPEDGHVLPKA